The region GCCGATATTCTGGTGCGCAAGCAGAAGGAAGGGCACTTTGCGGCGTTCTGGTCGGACGATGAGGAGGCGGCGCAGTTGATGCTCAGCCCGAGCATCGATATCCAGAGCCTGTGGTCGCCGACCTTGATGCGCCTGCACCGGGCCGGTGTGAAGTATCGGCTGGCGGTGCCTCGCGAAGGCTATCGCGCCTGGTTTGGTGGCTTGTCGTTGTCGCGCCATGCCCAGGGGCCGGTGCTGGACGCGGCGTATGCCTACCTGAATTGGTGGTTGTCCGGCTGGCCAGGGGCGGTAATGGCGCGCCAGGGTTACTACATCGGCAACCCCGCGCGCACGCGCGATCATTTGAGCCGTGCCGAGTGGGATTACTGGTACGCCGGCAAGCCCGCGCGCGAAGAGTTACCGGGCAGCGATGGCTTGCCGTTGATCGACATCGGTGAAGTACGGGATGGCGGCTCGTATGAGCAACGCATGGGGCACATCGCGGTGTGGAACTCGGTGATGGATGAGCATAACTATCTGGTGCGCCGGTGGGGGGACTTCATGCGCGCCCGCAGCGCTTAGTTCAGCTAATGCCTGGCTGTCAATAATGTGACGCAACAGTTCCAGTGTTTGTTAGGTGTACTTATCCCAAGTCCCAGCTAATCTGCTTAAACCAAATATTCAATAAAAATGGATATTTTTTTGACGCCGAACCAGCCGCCGCCAGGGATGCGTATGACAAATGAACGCAGTGGCACAGAGAGGCGAATGCTGCCGGAGGGCACGGCAATGCAGTGGCGCCACACATTCCAGACCCGCATTGCCGGGGTGTTGGCGCTATTGCTACTGGTGGTCGTGGCCGCTACTTACTTCGCGGTCAAGGTCGCCACCACCCGTGCGGTGGAAAACCAGGCCCAAGTGCAACTCACTGCCGGCATCCAGGTGTTCGAGCGCTTGCTGGACCTGCGCGGGCGCCGCCTGCAATACGGGCTGGACTGGCTCACCGTCGATGGCCCGTTCAAGCAAGCGGTGATTGAAGGCAAGGCCGAATCGATTCGGGCTGCGCTGCGTCGGCATGGCCCCGGCATTCACTCAACGGAAGTGTTTGTGTTGGGCCTGGATGGCACGGTGATGGTCAGCACCTTGCCTGAACTGACGGGCGGCCAGCCGTTTCCTTATGTCGAGGCATTGCGTCATGCGCGACGCAGTGGCTTGCAAATGCTCATCGTTGCCATGGACGGCCAGCCCTATTTGCTGGTGCAGGACGAAGTGCTCGACCCGCTGCCGATTGCCCGCGTGGTCATGGGCTTTCCCATGGACAAGCTGTTCGCCAACGAACTGCGTTCCATGAGCAACCTAGAGCTGTCGTTCCTCGGCGTGCAGGACGGCCGCGTCGGCCAGTTGTTCAGTACCCAGCCTGAGGCCTACCAGGCTGCGATCATCCATACACTGCACGAGGCGCCCCTGACCCCTGAAGCCCGGATCAATCTGTTTTATGGGCAACGGGTGCTCAGCCAGGTACTGCCGCTGGCCAATACCGGCGATGGCGACGAGGTGCGCGTATTGCTGCAAAGCCCGCTGGACCATGCGCTGGAATCCTTTGCGCCGCTGGACCAGCAGTTTATGGGGATCGCCCTGGCGGTGTTGCTCGTGTCGCTGGCGGGCGCGTTGTTCCTGGCGCGACGTGTGTCACGCCCGCTCAACGCCCTGGTGCAAGCGGCGGAACGGATTGGTGCCGGTGACTACCACACGCCGGTGCAGGTGCGCAGCCACGACGAGTTCGGCGTGTTGGCCCGTGCATTCAACGCCATGCAAAGCGGAATCGCCGTGCGCGAGCGCCAATTGGCCCACAACGCCCTGCATGACCCGCTCACTGGATTGCCCAATCGCGCCCTGGCCATGGAGCGCCTGGGCAGCGCGATCAGTGCACGGCGGCCGGTGGTGTTGGTGTACCTGGGGATTGAAAACTACCGGGTGATCAACGAAGGCTTCGGCCCGCAGGGCGTCGAAGAAATGCTGCGCGAAGCCAGCCGATGCCTGTCCATGAGCCTGCTGCCCAGCGACACCGCGGCGCGCATCGCCGGCAGTGAATTTTTGCTGTTGCTGGAAAACACTGAGATCGACTGCGCCGTGGCGCGTGCCGACCGCCTTTATGGGCTGCTCACCGAGCCCCAGCGTATCGGCAATGATGAAGTGCGCCATGAAGTGAGCATCGGCATCGCGGCTTACCCCGCCGACGGCCAGCAGGTGGAAGAACTGATCAGCCGCGCGGCCATTGCCCGGCATG is a window of Pseudomonas antarctica DNA encoding:
- a CDS encoding putative bifunctional diguanylate cyclase/phosphodiesterase encodes the protein MQWRHTFQTRIAGVLALLLLVVVAATYFAVKVATTRAVENQAQVQLTAGIQVFERLLDLRGRRLQYGLDWLTVDGPFKQAVIEGKAESIRAALRRHGPGIHSTEVFVLGLDGTVMVSTLPELTGGQPFPYVEALRHARRSGLQMLIVAMDGQPYLLVQDEVLDPLPIARVVMGFPMDKLFANELRSMSNLELSFLGVQDGRVGQLFSTQPEAYQAAIIHTLHEAPLTPEARINLFYGQRVLSQVLPLANTGDGDEVRVLLQSPLDHALESFAPLDQQFMGIALAVLLVSLAGALFLARRVSRPLNALVQAAERIGAGDYHTPVQVRSHDEFGVLARAFNAMQSGIAVRERQLAHNALHDPLTGLPNRALAMERLGSAISARRPVVLVYLGIENYRVINEGFGPQGVEEMLREASRCLSMSLLPSDTAARIAGSEFLLLLENTEIDCAVARADRLYGLLTEPQRIGNDEVRHEVSIGIAAYPADGQQVEELISRAAIARHDAASLPGYLQVYQLDRDLAHLRQITLIRDLRRAVVEGELFLCYQPKLDLVDGHVRQAEALLRWQHPTLGQVSPTEFIPLAERTGSMGALTLWAIEEAIRQMAEWAQRGLHLQLSVNISVDDLADDDLAIRVTALLMHYNVSAEHLIFEITESAIMHNPQQALSVLEQLRGCGISLSVDDFGTGYSSLAQLQRLPVQELKIDQSFIRNLDSTSGDGVIVRSTIEMSHNLGLKVVAEGVEFEPSLKLLKQWKCDTAQGYLISRPLNAMAFEMWMLRERVAL